AATGCCTTCACCGCCGCGGCATATTGCAGTTCGCTCAAGTAGGCAATGCCGAGATTGTTCCAGCGCATCCAGTCCGGATTCTCGCCTGGCCTGGACGTCACCGGATGATTCTCGCCCAACACCAGCGTGCGCGTGCAAGAGGCCAGCGTAACCACCGGGTATGCCGGATGCTGCTGGCCCAGCACATGGTTGATATAGACCTCGCGGAAGTGGCGGTAATTCACCCTGGCCGTCACCGTGATCGGCCCCTTTACATTTACGGGTATCTGAAACCGGTACCGGATCAGCGCGGAGCGCCCCGCCTGAATCGTGTTATCAAAGGCGACCGAATGGATTCGCCACACCTCATGATTGTTGACCCGCTTGCCGTCGTCATCCACAGGACGATTGGTAAAGCTGTGTGCCCACGGATCGAGCGTCCCATCAGGCCTCAGGTATCCACTGCGGCAAAGAGTGTGCCCTTTCGCATCGCGAACAGTGAACTCTACCCAGGCCTGATAAAGATCGCGAATCTCAGGAATAAATGAGTGCCCGATATTCTTGCTCTGAATCACTACGTAGGCATCCAGCACATCGCCCGCTTCAAGATGAAACGGCACCGACCCCAGCGGGCCGATCAGGCCGGGCTGATGCAGCTTCTTGATGCCGAAGATATCCACATTCAGATACTGCCCTGACTTGAGAAACTCGATCGTCTTGTCCAGTTGCTCACGATACCCGTAATAAAAGGGCACGGCCGTGTTGCCCGCCAGCCAGCGATGGGACGCAAGCATTCCGTTCTTGGCCCCGTAATCGGGCCGCTTGATCGGCACCCGGGGCATGTGGCAGTCCTGGCAAGTGGTAACACGTTGAGTATGATAAAAATTCAGCGGGCTCTGGCGGGAAAACTTCGACTGCTGCCAGTCGTCATACGTTGAAAATGCGTTGATAAATTTGAAGCGATTCAGCGGCGCAGGCAGATTTGCCTTATGGCAGGCAGAACAGAACTGCGGAGTCAAATAAAGACCCTGCATCACCGCACGCACATGGCGGTCGGTATGGTCGAGGATCTCCTGATACGGAACCTCTCCTGGAATCCGATTACCCTTGGCATCCGTCATCACCGCAGGAATGCCCATCACATAGCTACCGTTACCCTTCGTAGAGTTCACACTCTGAATGGAGTGACAAACCATGCATGTAACGCCATCCCCATCAAAGCTCCGGTCCACTTGCGAATCCTCCGTCAACGCCCCTGAAAGTACCGCAATCGGATTATGGCAACTGTCACAATGCCGCGCGTATTCAATGCCTTTAGTACGAATCAGGATGTTGACGCTCGTCCGGTAAAAGGGGTCTCGAAACGAATTGGAGTGCAAGGACTGCCGCCACTGGTGATAAGCAGCCTGATGGCAATGCGCGCAGTACTGAGCAGTAGGAAATGCTCCTGGCTGAATGAACCCTCCCCCCGCGAGCACCGGATTCCCCGGGGCAAACGGATGATTCACTCCAAATCGATAGTTATAAGTCGCCTGGATCTTCTTCGTATACGCCGTGCGCGCCCCGCTCTTCAGCGTTGTCTCCTGGCTATAAGCCACCGTGCCGAACAGAATGCACAGGGCGGCCAGCAAAGCTGCCCTCAAAAAACTGCGGCTGACCACCATCTCACGATTCACTGACTTCCGCCTTGTAAGTGTAGTAGTTTCCACACACAAACTTCGTGCTTACGGAGCGACCTTATGAAGAGGAGAGCGGGAATTTCTGCGGGCGGCCATTTCTTCCGCGATCTTGTCATAGACGCTCGGAATAATTCCTTTGCCCTCTTCCACCATGAAGATGCGATCCACACTGGGCGGCTTGATGTGCTCAACAGTCCCGTCCGGCCAGTCAATCTCAACATCTGCAATCTCTGTGGCCTGTCCCAGGCCAAAGTGAAGCCGGAGTGAGTTATTCGACTCAAAACTCCCTCCGCTCATCACATCGTCCCGCTGCCGCATCCCGTTGGCGGTTACATAGACCTTCGCGCCAATTGCGTCGCGGGGACTCCTGGGTCCTCCAATAAGCTGAAACTCAATCCAGTGATTATGGTCAGGATCCACATTGCGCAGCAGCACCGGCGTGTGGTCAATGCAGTTAATGACGACATCAATCTTGCCATCGTTGAAGAGATCCCCAAACGCCGCGCCGCGTGCCGGAATCACATCCGCAAGGCCCGTGCCGATCACCGCCGGCATCACAACAAACTTCTTGCCATGATCCGTATTGCGAAACAGCAGCGGCCTCTGCGCCCACGTTGTCCCCCAGTCATTCTTGTCCGCTTGAGGATACACATGGCCTCCGACCGTCATCAGGTCCTTCCACCCGTCGTTGTCAAAGTCGATGAACTCCGTGCCCCAGTCCAGAAAAGGATAGGTCACCTGCAGAATTCCTGCCTGCCCCGTAATCTCGTCGTAGTTATCCTGCCCCTCGTTACGAAATAACGTGTTGTAGTCATCTGAGAACGTGGTCGTATAAATATCCAGGCGTCCGTTGTTCCGGTAGTCGCCCACGGCAAGCCCCATCGAAGCCGTCTCGCGAGCGTCCTGATTCAGGGCAAAGCCCGAGAGAAAGCTGTCATCCTCAAACGTCCCATTGCCTTTGTTGATGTACAGATAATTCGGAGTGGAATCATCGGAGACCAGTAGATCGACCTTGCCATCATTGTTGACATCAGCAAACGTCGATGAGAATCCATAGTTATGCGTAGGATCGCTAACACCAGCCTTCACGCTCACATCGGTAAACGTTCCATCTCCGTTGTTATGAAACAAGTGGTCCGGTTCACCGGGCAGTCCGCGCGGCCCGCACATCACCCGAACCCCGCGGAAGCGGCAGAACGTATTGTCCGAAAGCCCTGTCTTTGAAAGAAAGTTGCGATTGTCCCAATGAATGTAACCCGGCACAAAGAGATCGAGCCGCCCATCGCCGTCGTAGTCGCCAAAGCTCGCCCCCGTGGACCAGTTGCCGAGCGCCACCCCGGCCTTTTCTGCTACGTCAGTAAACGTCCCGTTCCTGTTATTCCGATACAGGCGGTTCTTTCCATAATTGGAGACATAGAGGTCCGGCCAGCCATCGTTGTTGTAATCGCCCACCGCGCATCCAAATCCCCAGCGGTCATTGGTCACCCCCGCGATGTTCGCCACATTCGTGAAGGTCCCGTCGTGGTTATTCCTGAAGAGCGCCGCATGTGGAGGAGTGGTTTTCCCTGTAAGCGCGTCATAAGTGGACCCATTCACCAGATAAATATCAATCCAGCCATCGTGGTTGTAATCGAGCAGGCATACTCCCGAGCCAATCGTCTCAATAATGAACTTCTTCTGCGGCGTTCCCATCACGTGATGCCACACCGTCAACCCGGCCTGTTTAGACACGTCCTTGAAGATGACAGGGCCGCTCTTCACAAATCCTCCCGCCGTGATGGGCCGCTTCTCCGCATCAAGAACAGGCGCAAACACTCCGCCGGTAGCCGAGCCACCCTGCGCCGCCGCGGGCGTCTGCTTCTGGTACGACTGCATCGCCTGTGCGCCGCTGGACCCGCTGACCAACACGGCCAGTGCCACGGCGAGGCCGGCAGCAGACTTCTTCAGATATCGCGGCAGATTCCGCAAAGCATTGCTTCCCATCATCTCCATGGCCTCGGATATTTCCTCTGCTGCTGGCGGCTCTGACAACGCATTTATCCGGAACACACGTAACCAGAAACGTATTTTCTCAGGCGTGATTTAGAGATACGCCAACCAGCGCGTGGCCAATTCTATTGGGAATCACCATGAACTGCCCTCAACCCTTCGGTGGACATACTTACGGTGGAGACAGGCTTCCACCCGGCCATGTCATCGCCGCTGGCTCCCGGTGTGATGAACGTCACGGATGTGCCTCTTCCGTCCACGCCATACTGCGGCTGTCTCTGGCCACCGGAGGCTCCAATGCAGCCCGGGGTTCACACTCAAAGCCATAAGCCGCCGCACCAGGCCAGTCCGGATGAAGTCCGCTGCGATTACGCCACAGATATGCAGCGCGGCCTCCGCGCTGACGAGGCAGATCGCCGTCTCCTGCAATATGGTCCCAATGCGTTGCCGCACCCCGAGCCGCCTGCTATCTGGTTCCGTCTCCTCCGCCAATTGGCAGACGTACAGGTCTACCTCCTTCTGGCAGCCGCGGCCATTTCCTTGCTGGTCTGGAGCATCGGCCGGGAGTCAGCGCTCCCGCTCGAAGCAATCGCAATCCTCGCCATCGTTGTCCTCAATGTGCTCTTTGGCTTCCTGCAGGAAGAGCGCGCCGGCCGTGCCAGCATGGCTCTGCAACAAATGACTCCTCATGAGGCCTCCGTTCTCCGCGACGGCAAGCTCATGCGCATCGATGTGCGGCGGATTGTACCCGGAGATCTCCTGCTCATTCAGGAGGGCGACAAGATTGCCGCCGACGGAAGACTCATCGATGTGACAGCCCTCCAGACGCAGGAGGCCGCGCTCACCGGCGAGAGCCAGCCCATCCGGAAGAGTATCGTCACCCTGCCGCGAGCAACCGGCATAGCAGATCGCAGCAACATGATCTTTGCAGGAACCGTCGCCGCCTCTGGTCATGCTCGCGCCATCGTCACCGCAACCGGAGCGGCCACCGAGTTGGGACGCATCGGCGCCATGCTAAGCGCCACTCCTGACCAACTCACCCCTCTGCAGCAAGAGTTGAACGCGCTCGGCAAAAAACTTGGCGCAGCCGTCCTGATCATTGCCGCCGTGGTCGTCATAACCCTGCTGTCGCTGCAACACACTCTCAGCAGCACCATCATCCTGCGTGCCTTGCTCTTCGGCATCGCGCTCGCCGTGGCAGCTATTCCTGAGGGACTGGCAGCCGTCATTACGGTTGTCCTCGCGCTGGGAGTACGCCGCATGGCCAGGCGCGGAGCCATCGTACGCCATCTGAAAGCCGTCGAGACCCTGGGAGAGGCCACCGTGATCGCTTGCGACAAGACAGGCACCATGACCTCGAACACTATGCGCGTCACCTGCGCAGCCACGGCCTCCGGTCTCTCCGCACTTGTCTCCTCCCATGCGGGACCCTCCGTGTCATCAACGCATTCGTTCAAAGGTCCCTCCACGCCCTCGGCACAGTGCGAACTGACGCTGGCGCTGGCCGCGGCTGCGCTCACCAACAATGCCAGACTGCGCGAAACCAGCACAGGCCCTATCGCCGAGGGCGATCCCACAGAAGCCGCGCTTCTGCTCGCCGCATGCGAAGCCGGGCAGTACGTGAAAGATCTGATCGCAGCCTGTCCGCGCATTATGGAGTTCCCCTTCACCTCAGAACGCAAGCGCATGAGCACCCTCCATCATTGCCTCAATCATGCGCGGGAAGTCTTCGGCGCGCCTTCCGTGCTTCTGATCAAGGGTGCCGCCGATCTGCTGCTTGACCGGGCTACGCAAGAGGCCGTCGATGGGCATTGGCGTCCCCTGACCCCGGAGAGAAAGCAGACGTGGAGAACCATGCAGAACAACATGGCAGCGGATGCGCTGCGCACGCTCGGAGTCGCCATAAGGCCACTCCCCGCATTGCCCTCTGAAGGCTCAGACAATGCTGAGCAGTGGGAACGCGACCTGATCTTCGCTGGCATCCTCGGCATCAGCGACCCGCCCCGGCCCGGGGTGCGCGAGGCCGTCGCCATCGCCCGCGCCGCGGGCGTCAGAACCATCATGCTCACAGGCGACCACGCCGCCACCGCTCTCGCAGTTGCCCGCGCATTGGATATATCCAAGGATGAGCGAGTCATTACAGGCAGTCAGTTAAGCAGCATGAGCGATGAGGAATTGGGGCAGGTAGCCGTCCACACATCGGTCTTTGCTCGCGTCGATCCTGAGCACAAGCTGCGGCTCGTAAAGGCTCTGCGGCAAAACGGAGATATCGTCGCCATGACCGGCGACGGAGTAAACGACGCTCCCGCGCTCAAGGCTGCGGACATCGGCATTGCAATGGGAATCACCGGAACCGGAGTAGCCAAAGAGGCCGCGGATATGATTCTTGCCGACGACAACTTTGCAACTATTGTCGCCGCCATCACTGAAGGCAAAAGTATCTTCAAAAACATTCGCCGGTTTCTGCGCTACATTCTGGCGTGTAACGCCGGCGAGGTCCTCACCCTCTTTGCCGCGGTCTCGTTCTCATCCTTTGCAAATCGCGGCCAGGACGAGCTTGTTCTCCCATTGCTGGCCCTGCAGATCTTGTGGATTAACCTGATCACTGATGGAGCCCCGGCTCTCGCACTCGGCTTGGAAATTCCCCACTTACAGGGAATCAATATCTGCCCACCTCCTGTCCGAGCCAGAATTCCCTCTAAAACCAGAATCATCGATCGCGCCATGCTGGCCGACATTGGCATCGTCGCCCTCATCATTGCCGCAGGTACTCTTGGTCTCTTCTACGCAGTTGCAGGAAACCTGGAATTGCGCAGAACCATGGCGTTCACAACACTGATTCTCTTCCAGTTGTTCAACGCATTTGAAGCGCGCTCCAGCACGCAGAGCATACTTGCCGGGCTCTTTCGCAACCGCTGGCTCTGGGCCGCAACTGGCGCCATGCTGATACTGCAGGTCCTTCTGCTCCAGTGGCCCGCGGCAGGCCGCATCTTCGGAGTGGTCCCTCTTTCGCTCAGTCACTGGATAGAGTGCGCAGTGACGGCCAGCACGGTGGTCTGGGGCATGGAAGCAGTGAAATGGCTGCGGCGGATTCGATTCGCAAGGAAGGATCCAGTGCAACTCGGCGAAACAGCATCGCACTAGCGGGCGCCTTGCACTGGAATGTGTCCGATCATGGTGACGCCATGGAAGAACATCGCCCTGTTTCTTCTCACGCTAACCGTCCTTGTCCTCTGTGTTCTCGTATTGCGCGTGTTTCTCGCAGCTATCGTGGGGGCCCTTGTCTTAGCGGTTGCCACTCAACCGCTCCTCCGATGGCTGCGCAAAAGGCTGGCCAACGCCACCGCGGCCGCAAGCATAGCGCTATTCATCGTGGCAATCGGAATCATCCTGCCCGGAGCTTTACTGGCACGCATTCTTGGCCAGTATGCCGTGGCAATTGGAGCCGCTTTGAGCAATGGCGCCGTCGAAGCCGCGATTCGACAGGCCCTCAACCATCATCCGCAACTAGCCGCCCTGCTGCAGCATGGTTCCCGCTTTCTGACCTGGAACAATGCCGCAGAGCGGGCCGGAACTTTTCTATCTGCTCACGCCATCAATCTCCTGAGCAATTCCATCGCGGCCCTCACTCAGATCGTCGTCATGCTGTTCCTGTTGTTCTTTCTTTATCGCGACAGCAGGGCTGCGGTTCGCGCTCTCTACTCCGTACTCCCCATGCAGCAAAAGGAAGCGCTCATGCTTGTCACAAGCATGGAAGGCACGATACGCGCGACATTTCTAGGCCATCTCGCCGTCGCAGCCATCCAGGGGATAGTAGCTGGAATCGTCTTCGCGATCCTACGCGTGACAGGCGCGGCTCCGCTTGGAATGCTCACGGCCGTCGCTGCCATGGTTCCTTCTTTTGGCGCTTATGTGGTGTGGCTTCCCGTTGCCGTCTACCTTGGGCTGGCCGGCCGGCTGATCCCGGCAATTCTGCTGATTGTCATTGGCGCCTTGATAATCAGCACCCTCGACAATCTTCTTTACCCACTGCTGGTGGGCGCGCAACTGCGTCAGCATCCGGCCATCATTCTTCTTGCTCTGCTCGGAGGGATATGGATGTTCGGCATCGCTGGACTCGTGCTCGGGCCCGTATTATTCTCCGTCGCCATGGCATTGCTGCGCATCTGGCACGAGCGCAGTCAGGCGGGCGTAGAAGCTATTCCCGTGCAACCACAGCAGTGACCATCGCCACTTTCGAGGCGCTCTGACCAGGCAAAGGCTGCGTGTTCCCAGTGAGTCGCCATCAGCCCTCAGCTAACGGTGAGAATCGATCTTCTTCAACTCAGCCTGAAATGCATCGCGATGATGCGCTTCGTCGGCCGCGATCTCACGAAACAACTTAGCCGCCTTTGCATCTCCAGCCTTCGCTGCCTCCTCTGCAAATGACGGATACATCGTCTTCGCCTCATAGCTCTCTCCCGCGATCGCATCCCGCAGATTCTCTGCATTTGATCCCGCCAAGCCGGCCAGAGCCGCTTCTTCGGCAAAATGCTCGGTCCTCTCGGTTTTGGCGGCACGCGTAAATACATCCGCAAGCTCGGCATGGCCGCTCTTGCGTGCGGCCTCGGCATACAGCAGATACTTGGCGTGCGCATAGGCCTCGCCGTGCATCGCAGTGGAAAGATTCTTCAGCGTGGCGGCATGCAGATGTTCGTGGCTGCTGGCCGCCATCTGCCCCAACGCAAAAGAGGCAGCGGTAAGAGCGATAACAGCACTAAGCTTTTTCAGATTCATGGCTCCTCCAGCGGTGCATTCATGGCACCGTGCAGTTACCAGAAAGCATGAGCGCAATACATGCAGGCCAAATGTGACCGCAATCACCGTTGCGCCGGTGTCACATGCTCAATGACGAACTTGTCAGAAGATTTTTGGCGTCCCCGACGGGATTCGAACCCGTGTTACCGCCGTGAAAGGGCGGTGTCCTAGGCCACTGGACGACGGGGACGCATGAGGATTTCCAGAGTGGAATCCGCGCGAAAGGCAGCACTCTCAATCTATCAACCGCCTGCGGCCATGTCAAAGCGCGGGCGCTGGCTTTCCATATTCTTGCAACCGTTCCGCGCGCCGGTCGATCGCATCCACAAAGCCACCCAAAATCTCAAAGTGCTGTATGCTGCAATTCCATGCGCCGCTTTCGCTACCTTGACGAGCTCACCATCGGCTTTGTCGTCGTGCTGCTCATCTCTAATCTGGTCGGCCCAAAAATCTGCCGCGTCGGCCCGTTAAATGTCAGCGGCGCAGAGCTGCTCTTCCCCGTCACCTATATATTTGGTGACATCTTCACCGAGGTCTACGGCTACGCGGCGGCGCGCCGCGCCATCTGGAGCGGCTTTCTCGGCATGGCGTTGCTGTCGCTCATGGGTTGGGTCGCGGTGGCGCTGCCTCCGGCGCCGGGCTGGCACCAGCAGCATGCGTTTGCCATCGTCTTCGGCTTTGTCCCCCGCTTCGCCGCAGCCAGCCTCATCGCTTACTGGGCGGGCGAGTTCACCAACTCTTACACGCTGGCCAAACTCAAGCTGCTCACCCGCGGCCGCTGGCTCTGGACGCGCACCATAGGCTCCACCATCACCGGCCAGGCCGTCGATACGGCCATGGTGGTGCTGGTGGCCTTTGGATTCACCACCCCCTGGCCCACCGTGGCCCGCCTGATCGTGTCTTCTTATGTCGTGAAGGTGGTCTACGAGGTGCTGGCCACGCCGCTCACCTATCTGGTGGTGAGCTGGCTCAAGCGCGTGGAGCAGGTTGATGCCCTCGACACCGGTACAGACTTCAGCCCCTTTGCCCTGCGCCGCCGTGAAGCCGGAGCGCCCCTTATGGAAGAAGAGAGCGCCTGAGACGCCCGCGCACGCAACACCCAAGAGAGCGCGGCGCCACAGACGTTAAACAGTGAGCTTGCGGCCACGCAGCCGCTATGCGAGACTACGCTAAGCCACGCTTGCCCATGAGAGCAGGCGCTCCCACCCAGCCGGGATGGCGGAACTG
The DNA window shown above is from Acidobacterium capsulatum ATCC 51196 and carries:
- a CDS encoding CRTAC1 family protein, with protein sequence MGSNALRNLPRYLKKSAAGLAVALAVLVSGSSGAQAMQSYQKQTPAAAQGGSATGGVFAPVLDAEKRPITAGGFVKSGPVIFKDVSKQAGLTVWHHVMGTPQKKFIIETIGSGVCLLDYNHDGWIDIYLVNGSTYDALTGKTTPPHAALFRNNHDGTFTNVANIAGVTNDRWGFGCAVGDYNNDGWPDLYVSNYGKNRLYRNNRNGTFTDVAEKAGVALGNWSTGASFGDYDGDGRLDLFVPGYIHWDNRNFLSKTGLSDNTFCRFRGVRVMCGPRGLPGEPDHLFHNNGDGTFTDVSVKAGVSDPTHNYGFSSTFADVNNDGKVDLLVSDDSTPNYLYINKGNGTFEDDSFLSGFALNQDARETASMGLAVGDYRNNGRLDIYTTTFSDDYNTLFRNEGQDNYDEITGQAGILQVTYPFLDWGTEFIDFDNDGWKDLMTVGGHVYPQADKNDWGTTWAQRPLLFRNTDHGKKFVVMPAVIGTGLADVIPARGAAFGDLFNDGKIDVVINCIDHTPVLLRNVDPDHNHWIEFQLIGGPRSPRDAIGAKVYVTANGMRQRDDVMSGGSFESNNSLRLHFGLGQATEIADVEIDWPDGTVEHIKPPSVDRIFMVEEGKGIIPSVYDKIAEEMAARRNSRSPLHKVAP
- a CDS encoding tetratricopeptide repeat protein; the protein is MNREMVVSRSFLRAALLAALCILFGTVAYSQETTLKSGARTAYTKKIQATYNYRFGVNHPFAPGNPVLAGGGFIQPGAFPTAQYCAHCHQAAYHQWRQSLHSNSFRDPFYRTSVNILIRTKGIEYARHCDSCHNPIAVLSGALTEDSQVDRSFDGDGVTCMVCHSIQSVNSTKGNGSYVMGIPAVMTDAKGNRIPGEVPYQEILDHTDRHVRAVMQGLYLTPQFCSACHKANLPAPLNRFKFINAFSTYDDWQQSKFSRQSPLNFYHTQRVTTCQDCHMPRVPIKRPDYGAKNGMLASHRWLAGNTAVPFYYGYREQLDKTIEFLKSGQYLNVDIFGIKKLHQPGLIGPLGSVPFHLEAGDVLDAYVVIQSKNIGHSFIPEIRDLYQAWVEFTVRDAKGHTLCRSGYLRPDGTLDPWAHSFTNRPVDDDGKRVNNHEVWRIHSVAFDNTIQAGRSALIRYRFQIPVNVKGPITVTARVNYRHFREVYINHVLGQQHPAYPVVTLASCTRTLVLGENHPVTSRPGENPDWMRWNNLGIAYLSELQYAAAVKAFDHVVQLRPDYADAYTNIAVVEIPWEKYGSAMDSIRRALMLSPHDARAHYYAALLERRAGHPQQEVADLLEAEKQYPQSRDVRRELGVAYYRLGEDKLAIEQFEALEKIDPDDLAAHYNLAILYHRAGMATQARAEQALFVTEKVNSTARSLSFMYLQSHPEESLESIPWHLHNLLPGNEGETASGREHTPMTKEAQ
- a CDS encoding cation-translocating P-type ATPase produces the protein MQPGVHTQSHKPPHQASPDEVRCDYATDMQRGLRADEADRRLLQYGPNALPHPEPPAIWFRLLRQLADVQVYLLLAAAAISLLVWSIGRESALPLEAIAILAIVVLNVLFGFLQEERAGRASMALQQMTPHEASVLRDGKLMRIDVRRIVPGDLLLIQEGDKIAADGRLIDVTALQTQEAALTGESQPIRKSIVTLPRATGIADRSNMIFAGTVAASGHARAIVTATGAATELGRIGAMLSATPDQLTPLQQELNALGKKLGAAVLIIAAVVVITLLSLQHTLSSTIILRALLFGIALAVAAIPEGLAAVITVVLALGVRRMARRGAIVRHLKAVETLGEATVIACDKTGTMTSNTMRVTCAATASGLSALVSSHAGPSVSSTHSFKGPSTPSAQCELTLALAAAALTNNARLRETSTGPIAEGDPTEAALLLAACEAGQYVKDLIAACPRIMEFPFTSERKRMSTLHHCLNHAREVFGAPSVLLIKGAADLLLDRATQEAVDGHWRPLTPERKQTWRTMQNNMAADALRTLGVAIRPLPALPSEGSDNAEQWERDLIFAGILGISDPPRPGVREAVAIARAAGVRTIMLTGDHAATALAVARALDISKDERVITGSQLSSMSDEELGQVAVHTSVFARVDPEHKLRLVKALRQNGDIVAMTGDGVNDAPALKAADIGIAMGITGTGVAKEAADMILADDNFATIVAAITEGKSIFKNIRRFLRYILACNAGEVLTLFAAVSFSSFANRGQDELVLPLLALQILWINLITDGAPALALGLEIPHLQGINICPPPVRARIPSKTRIIDRAMLADIGIVALIIAAGTLGLFYAVAGNLELRRTMAFTTLILFQLFNAFEARSSTQSILAGLFRNRWLWAATGAMLILQVLLLQWPAAGRIFGVVPLSLSHWIECAVTASTVVWGMEAVKWLRRIRFARKDPVQLGETASH
- a CDS encoding rubrerythrin family protein; this translates as MNLKKLSAVIALTAASFALGQMAASSHEHLHAATLKNLSTAMHGEAYAHAKYLLYAEAARKSGHAELADVFTRAAKTERTEHFAEEAALAGLAGSNAENLRDAIAGESYEAKTMYPSFAEEAAKAGDAKAAKLFREIAADEAHHRDAFQAELKKIDSHR
- a CDS encoding queuosine precursor transporter, with translation MRRFRYLDELTIGFVVVLLISNLVGPKICRVGPLNVSGAELLFPVTYIFGDIFTEVYGYAAARRAIWSGFLGMALLSLMGWVAVALPPAPGWHQQHAFAIVFGFVPRFAAASLIAYWAGEFTNSYTLAKLKLLTRGRWLWTRTIGSTITGQAVDTAMVVLVAFGFTTPWPTVARLIVSSYVVKVVYEVLATPLTYLVVSWLKRVEQVDALDTGTDFSPFALRRREAGAPLMEEESA
- a CDS encoding AI-2E family transporter translates to MVTPWKNIALFLLTLTVLVLCVLVLRVFLAAIVGALVLAVATQPLLRWLRKRLANATAAASIALFIVAIGIILPGALLARILGQYAVAIGAALSNGAVEAAIRQALNHHPQLAALLQHGSRFLTWNNAAERAGTFLSAHAINLLSNSIAALTQIVVMLFLLFFLYRDSRAAVRALYSVLPMQQKEALMLVTSMEGTIRATFLGHLAVAAIQGIVAGIVFAILRVTGAAPLGMLTAVAAMVPSFGAYVVWLPVAVYLGLAGRLIPAILLIVIGALIISTLDNLLYPLLVGAQLRQHPAIILLALLGGIWMFGIAGLVLGPVLFSVAMALLRIWHERSQAGVEAIPVQPQQ